From a region of the Malania oleifera isolate guangnan ecotype guangnan chromosome 12, ASM2987363v1, whole genome shotgun sequence genome:
- the LOC131144869 gene encoding homeobox-leucine zipper protein ATHB-52-like, with translation MDDFQPQLRNSTAPKCANSKKRLTQEQLSLLETSFSFNKKLEPHRKVQLAEHLGLPPRQVAIWYQNKRARWRNQTLEIDHRTLQLRLDAALADNKRLEKEVGRLKQELEHKARQLMFLSSCSNTHCAGSADYGSYCSVSNSLSINASAGDVVEDGSSSLLGDRSEDCLEKELYACLVGGDGRGGDDRFGKSDGDDYFAPAISR, from the coding sequence ATGGATGACTTCCAACCCCAGCTTCGAAACTCCACCGCTCCCAAATGTGCCAACAGCAAGAAGAGACTCACCCAAGAACAGCTGTCCCTCTTGGAAACCAGCTTCAGCTTCAACAAGAAGCTTGAGCCTCACCGCAAGGTCCAGCTGGCGGAGCATCTGGGTCTGCCGCCGCGCCAGGTGGCGATCTGGTACCAGAACAAGCGCGCGCGGTGGAGGAACCAGACCCTGGAGATCGACCACCGCACCCTCCAGCTCCGCCTCGACGCCGCCCTTGCCGACAACAAGCGGCTGGAGAAGGAAGTCGGACGGCTGAAGCAGGAGCTGGAGCACAAGGCCCGGCAACTGATGTTTCTTTCTTCTTGTTCTAATACGCACTGTGCTGGTTCCGCGGATTATGGCTCTTACTGCTCTGTTTCTAATTCTTTGTCTATTAATGCCTCTGCGGGTGATGTCGTTGAGGATGGGAGCTCGAGTTTGCTCGGCGACCGATCGGAGGACTGCCTGGAGAAGGAGCTGTATGCTTGCTTGGTGGGCGGCGATGGCCGCGGCGGTGATGATCGGTTTGGGAAATCAGACGGTGACGATTACTTTGCCCCGGCTATATCTAGATGA